A single genomic interval of Geotrypetes seraphini chromosome 1, aGeoSer1.1, whole genome shotgun sequence harbors:
- the MFHAS1 gene encoding malignant fibrous histiocytoma-amplified sequence 1 isoform X2 — protein MTEPESGKLRAARLWRDLALRSRKLRGEGGGGALCQLFPDAGKEEDKGAEVADLALPPDLSDVQVLNLDDRALEKLPAALAGRQLENLRALILRRNRLLSLPAAALPRCRLLELDLGHNRLQALPEALAPLQGLRRLCLGHNRLHELPCQLGALRLLEELELSFNRLAALPDSLGLLSRLRALDLDHNKLPAFPRPLLQLSALEELDLSGNRLGALPDDIGALRGLKLLWLSGAGLLELPESLRQLGCLESLMLDNNGLAALPVQFGQLQRLKMLNLSSNAFQEFPHAVLELQGLEELYLSRNRLFTVPEAISGLSRLLTLWLDNNRIRYLPDSIVDLEGLEELVLQGNQIAILPDNFGKLSKVSIWKIKDNPLIQPPYEVCMKGIPYIAAYQKELAQSQPAVKPRLKLVLMGLKDAGKTALRQCLTSGQQKVHLVQGSKGVEVTNWTADVERNLTFIVYDLAGDQSYDVIKPFFLSPGALYTLVVNLKAYVSKHFYPYVGYFLNFIRAKVPHAVVCIVGTHSDLCDDKELEEKCLDIHHQIALQEKKNSDILQDLAQKIDEALGQDYDVRASSPHAAFYGVNDKNLRRRKAQLQYLLNSRLQILSPVLCVSCLEYSNIQRLRDKLMSVAEHREIFPNLHRVLPKSWQMLEELHFKPQELWLTWWDSARLGLQAGLTEDRLQSALSYLHESGKLLYFEDNLTLKEYVFHNLTKLIDILNVFFQKDATILLQKLLSDTNMDELRATQLHHYVEGFLLHGLLPAHIIRLLLKPHIKTLEDLQLILELLEKMGLCYCINKPKSKPLNGAAAWHKFPCYVKNEVPHAEAWINGTSPAGQSLVTEQLQIDYSFPFIFPPGLFARFSVQINSHVVHRSDGKFQIFAYRGKVPVVVSYRPASSRLLQLDTLSIASHASLPNIWTAWQAITPLLEELNVLLQEWPGLYYTVHVLCSKCLKRGSPNPHTFPGLASLFTRPDR, from the exons ATGACCGAGCCGGAGAGCGGCAAGCTGCGGGCGGCGCGGCTGTGGCGGGACCTGGCCCTGCGCTCCCGGAAGCTTCGGGGAGAAGGCGGCGGCGGCGCGCTGTGCCAGCTGTTCCCGGACGCCGGCAAAGAGGAGGACAAGGGCGCCGAGGTGGCGGACCTGGCGCTGCCCCCGGACCTGTCCGACGTCCAGGTGCTGAACCTGGACGACCGCGCGCTGGAGAAGCTGCCGGCGGCGCTGGCTGGGCGGCAGTTGGAGAACCTGCGCGCGCTCATCCTCCGGCGCAACCGTCTGCTGAGCCTGCCCGCCGCCGCCCTGCCCCGCTGCCGACTGCTCGAGCTCGACCTCGGCCACAACCGGCTGCAGGCGCTGCCCGAGGCTCTGGCGCCGCTTCAGGGGCTGCGCCGGCTCTGCCTCGGCCATAACCGCTTGCACGAGTTGCCCTGCCAGCTGGGCGCGCTGCGGCTGCTGGAGGAGCTCGAGCTGAGCTTCAATCGCCTCGCCGCCCTGCCCGACTCTCTGGGCCTCCTGAGCCGGCTGCGCGCCCTCGACCTGGACCACAACAAGCTGCCGGCTTTCCCCCGACCGCTGCTGCAGCTGTCCGCCCTGGAGGAGCTCGACCTGTCCGGGAACCGGCTCGGAGCGCTGCCCGACGACATCGGTGCCCTGCGTGGCCTCAAACTCCTCTGGCTGAGCGGCGCCGGCCTGCTGGAGCTGCCCGAAAGCTTACGTCAGCTCGGCTGCTTGGAGAGCCTCATGTTGGACAACAACGGCCTGGCGGCGCTGCCTGTCCAGTTCGGCCAGCTGCAGAGGCTCAAGATGCTCAACCTGTCCTCCAACGCCTTCCAGGAGTTTCCCCACGCCGTCCTGGAGCtccaggggctggaggagctgtacTTGAGCCGCAACAGACTCTTCACCGTGCCCGAAGCCATCTCTGGGCTGAGTAGGCTTCTAACCCTGTGGCTGGACAATAACAGGATTAGGTACCTGCCTGACTCCATCGTAGACTTGGAGGGTTTGGAAGAGCTGGTGTTGCAAGGAAACCAAATCGCCATCCTCCCGGACAACTTTGGGAAGTTGTCCAAAGTCAGCATCTGGAAGATAAAGGATAATCCTTTGATCCAGCCTCCTTATGAGGTATGCATGAAGGGTATCCCTTACATTGCTGCCTACCAGAAGGAACTTGCTCAATCCCAACCTGCGGTAAAGCCAAGATTGAAACTGGTGCTTATGGGGCTGAAAGATGCAGGCAAAACAGCCCTAAGGCAGTGCCTGACCAGTGGGCAACAGAAGGTACACCTGGTGCAAGGCAGTAAAGGGGTAGAAGTCACCAACTGGACAGCTGATGTGGAGAGAAACCTAACTTTTATAGTTTATGATTTAGCAGGAGACCAGAGCTATGATGTCATTAAACCTTTCTTCCTTTCACCTGGGGCCCTTTATACTTTGGTAGTAAACTTGAAAGCTTATGTTTCAAAGCACTTTTATCCATATGTTGGCTACTTTTTAAATTTCATCCGTGCCAAGGTGCCACATGCTGTTGTTTGCATTGTGGGGACCCACTCTGATTTGTGTGATGATAAGGAActggaggagaaatgccttgACATCCACCATCAAATAGCTCTGCAGGAGAAAAAAAACTCTGATATTTTGCAAGACTTAGCACAAAAGATAGATGAGGCCCTGGGCCAAGACTATGATGTGCGTGCCTCCAGCCCCCATGCAGCATTTTATGGTGTGAATGACAAGAAcctgagaaggagaaaagcccAGCTTCAGTATTTGTTAAACAGTCGCTTGCAGATCCTTTCCCCTGTGCTCTGTGTGAGCTGCCTTGAATACTCCAACATTCAGCGTCTGAGAGACAAGCTGATGTCTGTGGCAGAACACAGGGAGATATTTCCAAACTTGCACCGAGTCCTCCCTAAATCCTGGCAGATGCTGGAAGAACTGCACTTTAAACCCCAAGAGCTGTGGCTTACTTGGTGGGATTCAGCTCGTTTAGGGTTACAGGCAGGGCTGACAGAGGACAGGTTGCAGAGTGCCCTCTCCTATCTGCATGAAAGTGGAAAGCTGCTTTATTTTGAAGATAATCTGACACTTAAAGAATACGTTTTTCACAACCTCACAAAACTGATTGACATTTTGAATGTGTTTTTTCAGAAGGATGCCACAATTCTTCTTCAAAAGCTTTTGAGTGATACCAACATGGATGAACTGCGAGCTACCCAGCTCCATCACTATGTGGAGGGATTCCTTCTTCATGGGCTCCTTCCTGCTCATATTATCAGGCTGCTTCTTAAGCCCCATATCAAAACTCTTGAGGATCTACAACTCATACTCGAACTCTTGGAAAAAATGGGGCTCTGTTACTGCATTAACAAACCAAAATCTAAACCTTTGAATGGAGCTGCTGCCTGGCACAAATTTCCCTGTTACGTAAAAAACGAGGTGCCTCATGCAGAGGCCTGGATCAATGGCACAAGCCCAGCAGGGCAGTCATTAGTAACTGAACAGCTGCAGATAGACTACAGCTTTCCATTTATCTTCCCTCCAGGATTATTTGCACGTTTTAGCGTTCAGATTAATAGTCATGTAGTTCATCGTTCAGATGGTAAATTTCAGATCTTTGCCTATAGAGGGAAAGTGCCTGTTGTGGTGAGTTACAGACCTGCCAGTAGTAGACTGCTACAGCTAGACACTTTGTCCATTGCCAGCCATGCTTCGCTACCAAATATATGGACTGCATGGCAAGCCATAACGCCACTGCTGGAGGAATTGAATGTACTTCTTCAAGAATGGCCAGGTCTTTACTACACTGTACATGTCCTCTGTTCAAAGTGCCTTAAACGAGGGTCACCCAACCCACATACTTTCCCAG GTCTAGCATCTCTTTTTACCAGACCCGATCGCTGA
- the MFHAS1 gene encoding malignant fibrous histiocytoma-amplified sequence 1 isoform X1: MTEPESGKLRAARLWRDLALRSRKLRGEGGGGALCQLFPDAGKEEDKGAEVADLALPPDLSDVQVLNLDDRALEKLPAALAGRQLENLRALILRRNRLLSLPAAALPRCRLLELDLGHNRLQALPEALAPLQGLRRLCLGHNRLHELPCQLGALRLLEELELSFNRLAALPDSLGLLSRLRALDLDHNKLPAFPRPLLQLSALEELDLSGNRLGALPDDIGALRGLKLLWLSGAGLLELPESLRQLGCLESLMLDNNGLAALPVQFGQLQRLKMLNLSSNAFQEFPHAVLELQGLEELYLSRNRLFTVPEAISGLSRLLTLWLDNNRIRYLPDSIVDLEGLEELVLQGNQIAILPDNFGKLSKVSIWKIKDNPLIQPPYEVCMKGIPYIAAYQKELAQSQPAVKPRLKLVLMGLKDAGKTALRQCLTSGQQKVHLVQGSKGVEVTNWTADVERNLTFIVYDLAGDQSYDVIKPFFLSPGALYTLVVNLKAYVSKHFYPYVGYFLNFIRAKVPHAVVCIVGTHSDLCDDKELEEKCLDIHHQIALQEKKNSDILQDLAQKIDEALGQDYDVRASSPHAAFYGVNDKNLRRRKAQLQYLLNSRLQILSPVLCVSCLEYSNIQRLRDKLMSVAEHREIFPNLHRVLPKSWQMLEELHFKPQELWLTWWDSARLGLQAGLTEDRLQSALSYLHESGKLLYFEDNLTLKEYVFHNLTKLIDILNVFFQKDATILLQKLLSDTNMDELRATQLHHYVEGFLLHGLLPAHIIRLLLKPHIKTLEDLQLILELLEKMGLCYCINKPKSKPLNGAAAWHKFPCYVKNEVPHAEAWINGTSPAGQSLVTEQLQIDYSFPFIFPPGLFARFSVQINSHVVHRSDGKFQIFAYRGKVPVVVSYRPASSRLLQLDTLSIASHASLPNIWTAWQAITPLLEELNVLLQEWPGLYYTVHVLCSKCLKRGSPNPHTFPGELLSQPRPEGVAEIMCPKNGSERVNVALVYPPTPTVISPCSKKCAAEKHRKW, translated from the coding sequence ATGACCGAGCCGGAGAGCGGCAAGCTGCGGGCGGCGCGGCTGTGGCGGGACCTGGCCCTGCGCTCCCGGAAGCTTCGGGGAGAAGGCGGCGGCGGCGCGCTGTGCCAGCTGTTCCCGGACGCCGGCAAAGAGGAGGACAAGGGCGCCGAGGTGGCGGACCTGGCGCTGCCCCCGGACCTGTCCGACGTCCAGGTGCTGAACCTGGACGACCGCGCGCTGGAGAAGCTGCCGGCGGCGCTGGCTGGGCGGCAGTTGGAGAACCTGCGCGCGCTCATCCTCCGGCGCAACCGTCTGCTGAGCCTGCCCGCCGCCGCCCTGCCCCGCTGCCGACTGCTCGAGCTCGACCTCGGCCACAACCGGCTGCAGGCGCTGCCCGAGGCTCTGGCGCCGCTTCAGGGGCTGCGCCGGCTCTGCCTCGGCCATAACCGCTTGCACGAGTTGCCCTGCCAGCTGGGCGCGCTGCGGCTGCTGGAGGAGCTCGAGCTGAGCTTCAATCGCCTCGCCGCCCTGCCCGACTCTCTGGGCCTCCTGAGCCGGCTGCGCGCCCTCGACCTGGACCACAACAAGCTGCCGGCTTTCCCCCGACCGCTGCTGCAGCTGTCCGCCCTGGAGGAGCTCGACCTGTCCGGGAACCGGCTCGGAGCGCTGCCCGACGACATCGGTGCCCTGCGTGGCCTCAAACTCCTCTGGCTGAGCGGCGCCGGCCTGCTGGAGCTGCCCGAAAGCTTACGTCAGCTCGGCTGCTTGGAGAGCCTCATGTTGGACAACAACGGCCTGGCGGCGCTGCCTGTCCAGTTCGGCCAGCTGCAGAGGCTCAAGATGCTCAACCTGTCCTCCAACGCCTTCCAGGAGTTTCCCCACGCCGTCCTGGAGCtccaggggctggaggagctgtacTTGAGCCGCAACAGACTCTTCACCGTGCCCGAAGCCATCTCTGGGCTGAGTAGGCTTCTAACCCTGTGGCTGGACAATAACAGGATTAGGTACCTGCCTGACTCCATCGTAGACTTGGAGGGTTTGGAAGAGCTGGTGTTGCAAGGAAACCAAATCGCCATCCTCCCGGACAACTTTGGGAAGTTGTCCAAAGTCAGCATCTGGAAGATAAAGGATAATCCTTTGATCCAGCCTCCTTATGAGGTATGCATGAAGGGTATCCCTTACATTGCTGCCTACCAGAAGGAACTTGCTCAATCCCAACCTGCGGTAAAGCCAAGATTGAAACTGGTGCTTATGGGGCTGAAAGATGCAGGCAAAACAGCCCTAAGGCAGTGCCTGACCAGTGGGCAACAGAAGGTACACCTGGTGCAAGGCAGTAAAGGGGTAGAAGTCACCAACTGGACAGCTGATGTGGAGAGAAACCTAACTTTTATAGTTTATGATTTAGCAGGAGACCAGAGCTATGATGTCATTAAACCTTTCTTCCTTTCACCTGGGGCCCTTTATACTTTGGTAGTAAACTTGAAAGCTTATGTTTCAAAGCACTTTTATCCATATGTTGGCTACTTTTTAAATTTCATCCGTGCCAAGGTGCCACATGCTGTTGTTTGCATTGTGGGGACCCACTCTGATTTGTGTGATGATAAGGAActggaggagaaatgccttgACATCCACCATCAAATAGCTCTGCAGGAGAAAAAAAACTCTGATATTTTGCAAGACTTAGCACAAAAGATAGATGAGGCCCTGGGCCAAGACTATGATGTGCGTGCCTCCAGCCCCCATGCAGCATTTTATGGTGTGAATGACAAGAAcctgagaaggagaaaagcccAGCTTCAGTATTTGTTAAACAGTCGCTTGCAGATCCTTTCCCCTGTGCTCTGTGTGAGCTGCCTTGAATACTCCAACATTCAGCGTCTGAGAGACAAGCTGATGTCTGTGGCAGAACACAGGGAGATATTTCCAAACTTGCACCGAGTCCTCCCTAAATCCTGGCAGATGCTGGAAGAACTGCACTTTAAACCCCAAGAGCTGTGGCTTACTTGGTGGGATTCAGCTCGTTTAGGGTTACAGGCAGGGCTGACAGAGGACAGGTTGCAGAGTGCCCTCTCCTATCTGCATGAAAGTGGAAAGCTGCTTTATTTTGAAGATAATCTGACACTTAAAGAATACGTTTTTCACAACCTCACAAAACTGATTGACATTTTGAATGTGTTTTTTCAGAAGGATGCCACAATTCTTCTTCAAAAGCTTTTGAGTGATACCAACATGGATGAACTGCGAGCTACCCAGCTCCATCACTATGTGGAGGGATTCCTTCTTCATGGGCTCCTTCCTGCTCATATTATCAGGCTGCTTCTTAAGCCCCATATCAAAACTCTTGAGGATCTACAACTCATACTCGAACTCTTGGAAAAAATGGGGCTCTGTTACTGCATTAACAAACCAAAATCTAAACCTTTGAATGGAGCTGCTGCCTGGCACAAATTTCCCTGTTACGTAAAAAACGAGGTGCCTCATGCAGAGGCCTGGATCAATGGCACAAGCCCAGCAGGGCAGTCATTAGTAACTGAACAGCTGCAGATAGACTACAGCTTTCCATTTATCTTCCCTCCAGGATTATTTGCACGTTTTAGCGTTCAGATTAATAGTCATGTAGTTCATCGTTCAGATGGTAAATTTCAGATCTTTGCCTATAGAGGGAAAGTGCCTGTTGTGGTGAGTTACAGACCTGCCAGTAGTAGACTGCTACAGCTAGACACTTTGTCCATTGCCAGCCATGCTTCGCTACCAAATATATGGACTGCATGGCAAGCCATAACGCCACTGCTGGAGGAATTGAATGTACTTCTTCAAGAATGGCCAGGTCTTTACTACACTGTACATGTCCTCTGTTCAAAGTGCCTTAAACGAGGGTCACCCAACCCACATACTTTCCCAG
- the MFHAS1 gene encoding malignant fibrous histiocytoma-amplified sequence 1 isoform X3 has translation MTEPESGKLRAARLWRDLALRSRKLRGEGGGGALCQLFPDAGKEEDKGAEVADLALPPDLSDVQVLNLDDRALEKLPAALAGRQLENLRALILRRNRLLSLPAAALPRCRLLELDLGHNRLQALPEALAPLQGLRRLCLGHNRLHELPCQLGALRLLEELELSFNRLAALPDSLGLLSRLRALDLDHNKLPAFPRPLLQLSALEELDLSGNRLGALPDDIGALRGLKLLWLSGAGLLELPESLRQLGCLESLMLDNNGLAALPVQFGQLQRLKMLNLSSNAFQEFPHAVLELQGLEELYLSRNRLFTVPEAISGLSRLLTLWLDNNRIRYLPDSIVDLEGLEELVLQGNQIAILPDNFGKLSKVSIWKIKDNPLIQPPYEVCMKGIPYIAAYQKELAQSQPAVKPRLKLVLMGLKDAGKTALRQCLTSGQQKVHLVQGSKGVEVTNWTADVERNLTFIVYDLAGDQSYDVIKPFFLSPGALYTLVVNLKAYVSKHFYPYVGYFLNFIRAKVPHAVVCIVGTHSDLCDDKELEEKCLDIHHQIALQEKKNSDILQDLAQKIDEALGQDYDVRASSPHAAFYGVNDKNLRRRKAQLQYLLNSRLQILSPVLCVSCLEYSNIQRLRDKLMSVAEHREIFPNLHRVLPKSWQMLEELHFKPQELWLTWWDSARLGLQAGLTEDRLQSALSYLHESGKLLYFEDNLTLKEYVFHNLTKLIDILNVFFQKDATILLQKLLSDTNMDELRATQLHHYVEGFLLHGLLPAHIIRLLLKPHIKTLEDLQLILELLEKMGLCYCINKPKSKPLNGAAAWHKFPCYVKNEVPHAEAWINGTSPAGQSLVTEQLQIDYSFPFIFPPGLFARFSVQINSHVVHRSDGKFQIFAYRGKVPVVVSYRPASSRLLQLDTLSIASHASLPNIWTAWQAITPLLEELNVLLQEWPGLYYTVHVLCSKCLKRGSPNPHTFPGQAGQRDYNV, from the coding sequence ATGACCGAGCCGGAGAGCGGCAAGCTGCGGGCGGCGCGGCTGTGGCGGGACCTGGCCCTGCGCTCCCGGAAGCTTCGGGGAGAAGGCGGCGGCGGCGCGCTGTGCCAGCTGTTCCCGGACGCCGGCAAAGAGGAGGACAAGGGCGCCGAGGTGGCGGACCTGGCGCTGCCCCCGGACCTGTCCGACGTCCAGGTGCTGAACCTGGACGACCGCGCGCTGGAGAAGCTGCCGGCGGCGCTGGCTGGGCGGCAGTTGGAGAACCTGCGCGCGCTCATCCTCCGGCGCAACCGTCTGCTGAGCCTGCCCGCCGCCGCCCTGCCCCGCTGCCGACTGCTCGAGCTCGACCTCGGCCACAACCGGCTGCAGGCGCTGCCCGAGGCTCTGGCGCCGCTTCAGGGGCTGCGCCGGCTCTGCCTCGGCCATAACCGCTTGCACGAGTTGCCCTGCCAGCTGGGCGCGCTGCGGCTGCTGGAGGAGCTCGAGCTGAGCTTCAATCGCCTCGCCGCCCTGCCCGACTCTCTGGGCCTCCTGAGCCGGCTGCGCGCCCTCGACCTGGACCACAACAAGCTGCCGGCTTTCCCCCGACCGCTGCTGCAGCTGTCCGCCCTGGAGGAGCTCGACCTGTCCGGGAACCGGCTCGGAGCGCTGCCCGACGACATCGGTGCCCTGCGTGGCCTCAAACTCCTCTGGCTGAGCGGCGCCGGCCTGCTGGAGCTGCCCGAAAGCTTACGTCAGCTCGGCTGCTTGGAGAGCCTCATGTTGGACAACAACGGCCTGGCGGCGCTGCCTGTCCAGTTCGGCCAGCTGCAGAGGCTCAAGATGCTCAACCTGTCCTCCAACGCCTTCCAGGAGTTTCCCCACGCCGTCCTGGAGCtccaggggctggaggagctgtacTTGAGCCGCAACAGACTCTTCACCGTGCCCGAAGCCATCTCTGGGCTGAGTAGGCTTCTAACCCTGTGGCTGGACAATAACAGGATTAGGTACCTGCCTGACTCCATCGTAGACTTGGAGGGTTTGGAAGAGCTGGTGTTGCAAGGAAACCAAATCGCCATCCTCCCGGACAACTTTGGGAAGTTGTCCAAAGTCAGCATCTGGAAGATAAAGGATAATCCTTTGATCCAGCCTCCTTATGAGGTATGCATGAAGGGTATCCCTTACATTGCTGCCTACCAGAAGGAACTTGCTCAATCCCAACCTGCGGTAAAGCCAAGATTGAAACTGGTGCTTATGGGGCTGAAAGATGCAGGCAAAACAGCCCTAAGGCAGTGCCTGACCAGTGGGCAACAGAAGGTACACCTGGTGCAAGGCAGTAAAGGGGTAGAAGTCACCAACTGGACAGCTGATGTGGAGAGAAACCTAACTTTTATAGTTTATGATTTAGCAGGAGACCAGAGCTATGATGTCATTAAACCTTTCTTCCTTTCACCTGGGGCCCTTTATACTTTGGTAGTAAACTTGAAAGCTTATGTTTCAAAGCACTTTTATCCATATGTTGGCTACTTTTTAAATTTCATCCGTGCCAAGGTGCCACATGCTGTTGTTTGCATTGTGGGGACCCACTCTGATTTGTGTGATGATAAGGAActggaggagaaatgccttgACATCCACCATCAAATAGCTCTGCAGGAGAAAAAAAACTCTGATATTTTGCAAGACTTAGCACAAAAGATAGATGAGGCCCTGGGCCAAGACTATGATGTGCGTGCCTCCAGCCCCCATGCAGCATTTTATGGTGTGAATGACAAGAAcctgagaaggagaaaagcccAGCTTCAGTATTTGTTAAACAGTCGCTTGCAGATCCTTTCCCCTGTGCTCTGTGTGAGCTGCCTTGAATACTCCAACATTCAGCGTCTGAGAGACAAGCTGATGTCTGTGGCAGAACACAGGGAGATATTTCCAAACTTGCACCGAGTCCTCCCTAAATCCTGGCAGATGCTGGAAGAACTGCACTTTAAACCCCAAGAGCTGTGGCTTACTTGGTGGGATTCAGCTCGTTTAGGGTTACAGGCAGGGCTGACAGAGGACAGGTTGCAGAGTGCCCTCTCCTATCTGCATGAAAGTGGAAAGCTGCTTTATTTTGAAGATAATCTGACACTTAAAGAATACGTTTTTCACAACCTCACAAAACTGATTGACATTTTGAATGTGTTTTTTCAGAAGGATGCCACAATTCTTCTTCAAAAGCTTTTGAGTGATACCAACATGGATGAACTGCGAGCTACCCAGCTCCATCACTATGTGGAGGGATTCCTTCTTCATGGGCTCCTTCCTGCTCATATTATCAGGCTGCTTCTTAAGCCCCATATCAAAACTCTTGAGGATCTACAACTCATACTCGAACTCTTGGAAAAAATGGGGCTCTGTTACTGCATTAACAAACCAAAATCTAAACCTTTGAATGGAGCTGCTGCCTGGCACAAATTTCCCTGTTACGTAAAAAACGAGGTGCCTCATGCAGAGGCCTGGATCAATGGCACAAGCCCAGCAGGGCAGTCATTAGTAACTGAACAGCTGCAGATAGACTACAGCTTTCCATTTATCTTCCCTCCAGGATTATTTGCACGTTTTAGCGTTCAGATTAATAGTCATGTAGTTCATCGTTCAGATGGTAAATTTCAGATCTTTGCCTATAGAGGGAAAGTGCCTGTTGTGGTGAGTTACAGACCTGCCAGTAGTAGACTGCTACAGCTAGACACTTTGTCCATTGCCAGCCATGCTTCGCTACCAAATATATGGACTGCATGGCAAGCCATAACGCCACTGCTGGAGGAATTGAATGTACTTCTTCAAGAATGGCCAGGTCTTTACTACACTGTACATGTCCTCTGTTCAAAGTGCCTTAAACGAGGGTCACCCAACCCACATACTTTCCCAG